CGACCTGCGCGCGATGGCGTATACGACCGGGGGCACGACCGGCGGCGATCCGGCGCAACGCCGGCGGGTCCTGGTGGAATTGAAAGGCGTCGACGGATTGTGGCCGCTCTACGGCAGCGCCGCCGTCGATGGCAAGCCGGTGGGCCGCGACCGGCTCGCCGCGCTGCTGGCGGCGCGAAACGGCGTTTACGGCGCGCTGGTCGATCCGGCCCTGCCGGTCCGCCTCGACGTCGCGGTTGGCGACCGGCTGCGCATCGGCGGGCAGTCGTTCGAGATCCGCGGCCTGCTGACCGGCGAGCCGGACCGTGGCACCCGCCTGTTCACCCTCGGCCCGCGCATCCTGGTCAGCCGCGCGGGCCTCCAGGCGACCGGCCTCGTGCGGCACGGCAGCCTGATCTATTTCCATTACCGGCTGAAACTGCCGCCGGGCGCGGACGCCGCGGCCTTCGCCGACCGGTTGAAGACCGCGCTGCCGAAGGCGGGGTGGCGGGTCCGCTCGCTCGGCGAGGCGACGCCGGCGGCGCAGCGCTTCCTGGCGCGGATCGCGCTCTACCTGACCCTGGTCGGGCTCACGGCCCTGCTGGTCGGCGGGCTCGGCGTCGCCAACGGCGTGCGCGCCTGGCTGGACGGCCGCATCGCGACCATCGCCACTTTCAAGTGCCTCGGCGCCTCGGCGCGCATCGTCTTCCTCACCTACCTGATCCAGGTGCTCGTGCTGGCGCTCGCCGGCATCGCCCTCGGCCTCGTCGCGGGCGCGATCCTGCCGGCGGCGCTGGCCGGCCTCGTCGAGAGCGTCTTTCCGGTCACATTGCGCCTCGGCCTCTATCCCGCGCCGCTGGCAGTCGCGGCCCTGTTCGGCCTGCTCACCGCGCTCGCCTTCTCGCTCTGGTCGCTCGCCCGGGCGCGCGAGGTGCCGCCCGCCATGCTGTTCCGGCAGACGGTCGCGGCTGTCGAAGGCCGGCCGAAAACGGTCTATATCGCGGCGACCGGGCTATTGGTCGCCGCGCTGGCGGGGCTGGCGCTGCTCACCGCGGCGGACCCGGTCATCGCCACGATCTTCATCGGCGGCTGCGCTGGCGCCTTCCTGCTGTTCCGCGGCCTGGCCTGGCTGGTCGCGCGCGGCGCGGCGCGGCTTTCCGACCCGGCGCGCGGGGTCCGGCGCGGGCCGAATTTGCGCCTGGCGCTGGCCAACATCCACCGGCCCGGCGCGCCCACGGCCAGCGTCATCCTGTCCCTCGGGCTGGGCGCAACCGTGCTCGTCGCCATCGCGCTGATCCAGGGCAACCTGATGGACCAGGTGCGCCGCCAGATGCCGGATCGGGCGCCCGCCTTCTTCTTCATCGACATCCTGCCCCACCAGGCAGCGCGCTTCGACGCGGCGGTCGACGGGAGCGGTGGCGCCACCCGGACGACGCGCATGCCGATGGTGCGCGCGCGCATCGTCAAGCTGAACGGCGTGCCGGCCGCCGAGGCGGCGGTCCATCCGGATGCGCGCTGGGCGACGCGCAGCGAGCGCGGCCTGACCTATGCCGCGGCGATGCCGGAAGGCTCCCGGCTGGTCGCCGGGGACTGGTGGCCGGCGGACTATCGCGGCCCGCCGCAGGTCTCGTTCGATGTCGAGCTGGCGCAGGGCATGGGCCTGGCGGTCGGCGACACGATCACCTTCAACGTGCTCGGCCGGGAGATTACGGCGACGATCGCCAACCTGCGCCGGGTGCAGTGGCGCACGGTCGGCATGAACTTCACGGTCATCTTCGCGCCCGGCACGCTCGAATCCGCGCCGCACAGCCATATCGCGGCGGTCTATGCCAAACCGGAGGCCGAGATGCGCCTGCTGGCGGCGGTCAACAATGCGCTGCCCAACGTCTCCGGCGTGCGGGTGCGCGACGCGCTCGAATCGGCGGCCGGCATTCTCGAGACCATCGGCGTCGCCCTGCGCTCGACCGCGACGGTGACCCTGCTCGCCGGCCTGCTGGTGCTCGCCGGCGCGATTGCGGCGGGGCACCGG
This window of the Rhodospirillaceae bacterium genome carries:
- a CDS encoding ABC transporter permease — its product is MSSLAGDLGIAARLARRELRGGVRGFRIFLACLALGVAAIAGIGSLGMAVREGLRADAQKILGGDVAVRLIHREASPAERAWLRRNATVSEAADLRAMAYTTGGTTGGDPAQRRRVLVELKGVDGLWPLYGSAAVDGKPVGRDRLAALLAARNGVYGALVDPALPVRLDVAVGDRLRIGGQSFEIRGLLTGEPDRGTRLFTLGPRILVSRAGLQATGLVRHGSLIYFHYRLKLPPGADAAAFADRLKTALPKAGWRVRSLGEATPAAQRFLARIALYLTLVGLTALLVGGLGVANGVRAWLDGRIATIATFKCLGASARIVFLTYLIQVLVLALAGIALGLVAGAILPAALAGLVESVFPVTLRLGLYPAPLAVAALFGLLTALAFSLWSLARAREVPPAMLFRQTVAAVEGRPKTVYIAATGLLVAALAGLALLTAADPVIATIFIGGCAGAFLLFRGLAWLVARGAARLSDPARGVRRGPNLRLALANIHRPGAPTASVILSLGLGATVLVAIALIQGNLMDQVRRQMPDRAPAFFFIDILPHQAARFDAAVDGSGGATRTTRMPMVRARIVKLNGVPAAEAAVHPDARWATRSERGLTYAAAMPEGSRLVAGDWWPADYRGPPQVSFDVELAQGMGLAVGDTITFNVLGREITATIANLRRVQWRTVGMNFTVIFAPGTLESAPHSHIAAVYAKPEAEMRLLAAVNNALPNVSGVRVRDALESAAGILETIGVALRSTATVTLLAGLLVLAGAIAAGHRRRVYDAVVLKVLGATRGRVLRAFLLEYGLLGLVTAAIAAVLGTIVAWAVLTLAMRSPWTLLPGTAIGTALLCLGVMLLFGFVGTWRAMRQKPAALLRNE